From the genome of Candidatus Tectomicrobia bacterium:
AGATGGTCATGCCCGGGGACAACGTGGCGCTGACGGTGGATCTGATCACGCCCATCGCCATGGAGAAGGAGCTGCGCTTCGCCATCCGCGAGGGCGGCCGCACCGTGGGCGCCGGCGTCGTCTCCGAGGTGGTCGAGTAGCTTTTTAGGCAGGCTGGGCAGCTGGACAGGCGCGGCGGGCCGACCCGCCGGACGAGACGGAGAAACAGGGACAGAGATGAGTCAGAAAATCCGCATCCGCCTGAAGGCGTACGATCACCGGCTGCTGGACCA
Proteins encoded in this window:
- the tuf gene encoding elongation factor Tu (EF-Tu; promotes GTP-dependent binding of aminoacyl-tRNA to the A-site of ribosomes during protein biosynthesis; when the tRNA anticodon matches the mRNA codon, GTP hydrolysis results; the inactive EF-Tu-GDP leaves the ribosome and release of GDP is promoted by elongation factor Ts; many prokaryotes have two copies of the gene encoding EF-Tu); the encoded protein is MVMPGDNVALTVDLITPIAMEKELRFAIREGGRTVGAGVVSEVVE